The Chitinophaga lutea genome contains the following window.
TAGAGATCGGCTTTGACGGTTACTTCCGGTTTGCGCTCGGCGTTCACGGTGAGGCTGATGGGGCTCACCAGCGTTACCCGCCGCACAGCGTTGTATGGCCCCTTGAACCCGCCGATATGGAACGTGAGGGCCTGGCCCGCCGCGCCCGAAGCCGGCGAGGTGCCTTCCATCCTGGCCATGATGTACCCGCTGTTCCAGCTCCAGAACATGCCATGTACGGGGTCCAATGCGTCCGTTTGCGCCCCGCTGACGTTCCGGGTGCTATCTACCCCCACCAGGAAGGAAAAACCCCTGTATTCGCCCTTAGGGGCCGGAATCCGGATGGTTTTGCTGGCGGGTTTGCTCTCGTCAACGAGATAATAGCCGTCCGGCAGCTGTAACTGGCTGTTATCGAGCCGGGTGAGGGTGATATTGCTGATGTAGTATTTGAACGTGCTGACGGTAAACGCCTCCCCGGCGGAATTGGTGTAGCTGGAGGTATTGAGGCTGAGGGAAGCGCCGTTCACCACGTTGTTGAAGGTGATCAGCAGGGTGCCCTGTTCCTGTTTTTCCTTTTTACAGGCCATAAAAACGATGCAAAGGGCAAAAAACAGGCGGGCTTGCAGCTTCATAAAGGGAGGTTTCTACGATGGAAGGTACGAAAAACAGGGCATAAACGGCGGTGGAACAATCCGGTTTTGCGGAGGAGCAGGCATCCTTATGCTCCGCATGCCGGCACTAACAGGTTTGCCGGAATTCGATGGCGGGACAGGGTGCTATTTTCAAAAGGAGACACTAACTGGTTTGCGGAAATTCAATGACCGAATAGGACAGATTTTTTCAAAAACCGGCGCGAATGGTTTTATCGAAAGTCGGGCGCTCAAGATTTCACCGGAAAACAAACAACTGTAAATCAATGACATAATTCAGTCTTTCGGCATCCCTGTCAACCCCGTTCAGGACAATCGCGCCAAAAGGGACTACCGATAACAGGATTTTCTAACCAAGGGGTAAACCTGTATCAGGATCAGACCACCCTTGGATCTGACTTTGTCTGAAACCGTTACTGATATTGTGTTTCAGTATATATACGCCCTATATACTTCCTATATACGCCCTATTTGCACCCTATATACTCCCTTCTATTTAAGGAAGGAAGTATATAGGGTGATGATAGGTAAAAAAATGAGGGAACAAACCGGTTGATATAAAGAACCGGCCAAAAAGGAAAGCAGGCGCTCCCAAGGGAACGCCTGCTTTCGATATACCTGAAGTATGTTATTTCAGTTTGGAGCCCTTCCATCCGTAGAAGAACACCACTACGAAGCAGACCAACGGCACCACAAACGAGATGGCGGTTGATTCATGTTCGGCTACCAGGCCCATTACGTATGGCACGAGTGCGCCACCCACGATCGACATGATCAGATACGATGACCCTTCTTTGGTATGCTGTCCAAGATCCTTCACCGCCAGTGCAAAAATAGTCGGGAACATGATGGACATGAAGAAGAACGTGATGGTAAGCCCGTAAATGGAAGCCGCTCCCTGGCCGCTCATTACAAGACCGCACAGGGCGATATTGATAGCCGCGTAAATTGCCAGCAGCGTATTCGGTGCAATTTTGCGCATCAATGCCGTGCCCACAAAACGCCCGATCGTGAAGAGGCCGAGCGCAACGCCAAACATGACGGAACCTTTGGCGCTGGTTGCACCCGGCAGGTATTCCACCACGTAGTTGATGAACAGTGCGCCGATACCTACCTGCGCCGCCACATAAAAGAACTGTGCAACCACACCCCATACAAAGTGACGATGCGCGAACAATCCTTTGCCTGAACCGCCTTTTGCCACCACCGCATCTTCCTCCACCGTAATTTCCGGGAGGCGTGTGCGATAGAACAGAAATGCGATCAGCAGTACGACTGCCGCCATCACGATGTAAACAAGCTGAACGGAAGACAGGTCTTTTCCGCCGCCACTTGCTGCGGCGCCCTCTTCTCCCCCGAAAAACAGTCTTGAAGCGATCAGCGGCCCGAGAAAGGAGCCTAGCCCGTTAAAACACTGCGAAAGGTTGAGCCGGAATTCTGACTTCGACGGTTCGCCCAACACCGTTACATACGGGTTGGCTGCTGTTTCAAGGAACGCGAGGCCGGATGCCAGCACGAATAATGCAACAAGGAAGGCATCGAAATTCGCGTAGTGAGCGGAAGGGTAAAATAAAGCGGCGCCGGCTGCATATAACAGGAGGCCGAAAATGATACCCGATTTGTAGCTGTACTTCTTCATGAAGTAACCTGCCGGCAGCGCCATAATGAAATAAGCACCGAAATAAGCGCCCTGTAAAAGGGTGGAACGGGCTTTATCGATATTCAGCGCCTCCTGGAAGTGTTTGTTCAACACGTCGAGCAGGCCGTAAGCCAGGCCCCACATGAAGAACAGGCTGGTTACGAGTATGAAGGGAAATAAATACTTCTGACCGTTTTTTGTGCCGGTGGATGTATAAGTGGTTGTGGTAGCTGCGCCGCCCGCCATATGCAATTGCGTTTAAAGTGAATAATTATCAGTGGAATTCAGATGCAAGCGTTGTTGTTTAACTGATAGAACGGTCGAGGTGCGTATACCCGCCATCCACATACACAATTTGCCCGGTGGTGTGGGCGGACAGGCCGCTGAGCAGGAACACCGTCATGGCCGCGATCTCTTCGGAAGTGGTCATGCGTTTTTCAAGCGGGATTTTGGATACGATCGACTGGAGTTTTTCCTGCGGGTTGGGCAGGGAATTGATCCAGGTTTCGTACAGCGGCGTCCACACTTCGGCGGGGATCACCGTGTTCACCCTTACGGAATACGGCAGCAGTTCCACCGCCCATTCACGGGTGAGCGCGTTGATGGCGCCTTTGGAAGCGGCGTAGCCGGAGGTGTTGCCCTGCCCGGTGGTGGCCACTTTGGAGCCGATGTTCACGATATTTCCTTTCGTGGCTTTCAGGTAAGGCAAGGCGTAGTGCGCGAGGTTGTAGTAGTGCGACAGGTTATTCTGCAGCGACGCCATGAACTTTTCGGGGCTGCCGTTTTCGAGGCCCACGCCGTCGTTGGCGCCGGCGTTGTTGATCAGCCCGTCTATCCGTCCGTATTCTTTTACCGTGAGGTCGATCACTTTTTTACAATCTTCCACATTACCCAGTTCCGCCTGTATGCCGAAGGCTTTGCCGCCGGCCTGGCGGATGGCGTCTACCGCCTTTTCGTTGTCGGCTTCTTTACGGCCGGCAATGATGGCCACGCCTCCTTCTGCCGCGATCAGTTTCGCTACCGCCTCACCGATGCCTTTGGCGCCGCCGGTCACGATCACCACCTTATCCTGTAATCCGAGATTCATTTTGATGTACTGTTTAATTATAATTGATAAAATGCCGCCGCACTGCCGCCCATGATCTGCGCCTGTTCACTGGCGGAGAGGCGGGCAATGTAGTCCGTCACGATTTTCTTCATCGGCGGATAATCCGCCGCAATCAGGCACACGGGCCAGTCGGACCCGAACATCAGCCTGCCTGCGCCGAACGCTTCGAGCGCCACATCGAGGAAGGGCGTAAAGTCGTCCTGCTGCCAATTTTGATGGTCCGCTTCCGTCACCATGCCGCTGAGCTTGCACCATACATTGGGCAGTTCGGCCAGCGCCCGGATGTGCTGCTCCCACCCTTTCAGTTCGCCGGTCTCGAAATCGGGCTTGGCCAGGTGGTCGAGCACGAAAGGCTGATCGGGGAACTTCTTCGCAAAAGCCACCGCGGCGGGCAGCTGATGCGGGTAGATGAGAATATCGTAGGTGAACTTGAACTGTTGCAGGTTGGCGATGCCGCGGCAGAAATCGTTGCGGAGGAGAAACTCCTTGTCGGGCTCTCCCTGCACGATGTGCCGGAAACCTTTCAGCAGCGGGAACTGCGAAAAATATTCCAGCCGCTCCGCCACGCGCGGGCTTTTCAGGTCTACCCATCCCACCACGCCTTTGATGAAATCGTTCTCATTGGCGAGCTGTAACAGGAACTGCGTTTCGCGCTCACTCTGGTCGGCCTGTACGGCCACGCAGCCGTCGACCCCGTTGGCGGCCAGTACCGGCGCCAGGTCGGCGGGCAGGTAATCTTTCTGGAGCACCTCGTCGGTCATCCAGGTATCCCGTTCGGGGAAATAATGCCAGAAATGCTGGTGTGCGTCTATGATCATAACGTAAAAATCTTGTCCATCAGTACCCACTTTTCGCCGGGTTTGGCCGTGGGGATGGGTTGCTGGAATGTCCACATGAATGCTTCCCACTTCTGTACAATGGGATTGGCGGCGTCCATGGCCGCTTTTGTTTCGAATGAAAAACTGTCGTCCACTTCCATGATCATGAACATGCGGTTACCGGTGCGGTAAATGTCCATCACCGTAATGCCCGCGTCCGTGATGCTTTTGTGGATTTCCGGCCAGATGCTTTTGTGGATCTTTTCGTATTCCGCAATGGAGGCCGGGTCGTCTTTCAGATCGAGCGTGTAACAATATCTTTTCATGCTCGGTTATTTTTGCCAGGCTACGGCGGTTTGTTTGGAAGTGCCCAGTCCATCGATGCCCAGTTCCACCACATCGCCTGCTTTCAGGAAGATCTGCGGGTTGAAGCCCAGGCCGACGCCTGCGGGCGTACCGGTAGAGATCACGTCGCCCGGGATGAGCGTCATGAACTGGCTGAGATAAGACACGATGAAAGGCACGTTGAAGATGAGGTTGGACGTGTTGCCGTCCTGCATCTTTTTACCGTTCACGGTGAGCCAGAGGCGTACGTTATTGATATCCGCGATCTCGTCTTTCGTTACCAGCCAGGGGCCCAGCGGCGCGAAGGTATCGTTGCTCTTGCCTTTCACCCACTGACCGCCTCTTTCGAGCTGGAATTCACGTTCGCTGTAGTCGTTGTGCAGCGCGTAGCCGGCCACATAATCCATGGCGTCCTTCTCGTCTACATAGCTGGCTTTTTTACCGATGATCACGGCCAGTTCCACTTCCCAGTCGGTTTTCACGCTGTTGCGGGGAATCACGAGGTCGTCGTTCGGGCCTACCAGGGAAGAGGTGGATTTAAAAAACACGATGGGCTCTTTCGGAATGGCGGCGCCGGTTTCGCGGGCATGGTCGGCATAGTTGAGGCCGATGCAGATGATCTTGGAAGGCCGCGTCAAAGGAGCGCCCAGTCTCGTACCGTCTGCTACGCGGGGACATTTGTCGCCGTTGGCATCCCACCATTTGGCGAGGCGGTTGAGGCCGTCCGTTTCCAGGAAACGTTCGCCGAAATCTTCTCCGAAGGCGGACACGTCGAACATGCCCGCTGCTGTTACCACACCCGGTTTTTCTGCTCCCGGTAATCCAAACCTGATAAGTTTCATATCCTTTATTATTTTATAACTGTTTGCAATTGTTTATAGCCGATGCGGCCGTTCACTACCTTGATCTCGTAATACTCTTCCAGCTCGCCGCCCAGTTCCACGCCCACGATCACATAATCGTCGGCATACGCCTGGATGTATGGTTTGCCACCTTCAGGCACTTCCATTTGGAGGTTTCGCTCAACGCCGCCGAACTTCATATATACATTGGCCGCCGATTTATTCGCGCCGGGCTTGAGGGCCACGGTGAATTTGTCGAGGATCAGCCCGCTCTGGATATTCTTTTCGTGGCGGCTGACCCTGGGCTGCTGGCGGATAACGTCGCCGAGGCCCAGCGTTTTTTCCATGTAGGTGTAAATTTTTCTCGGCGGCGAGGGCACCCACAGTACCTTCAGCTGCCGGCCGTCCTGCGAGGCGTGGTAATACCGGGTGTCGCGGTTCGGTTTGATGAAACCAATCCACACGCTGTTGGGCTCGTCCCAGAATACACGGTAGATGGTGGTATCCGGGAAACCTTTCACGAGCGGCAGGTCTTTATACGTTCTTTCGTAGCGGATGGAATCGATGCTGAAAGTGAATGTAACGCTGGAAGTATCCTTGTCCCTGTCTTTGATGCTCACCTCCATGGTGCCTGCCGGCCTGGCGGGCTGCAGGGGCGCTTCTTCATCCGTGGTAGTGGCGGCATCGCCTGTTTTGGCGCCTTTGTTGTTGCAGGCGGTGAAAGCCAGCAACAGGGCCATGGCGGCATAGTGTACCTTCATCAGTTGTTCAGTTTAATAAATCCGCCGTCGATCGGGTAATCGCAACCGGTAATGAAGCCTGCTTCGTCCGAGCACAGGTAAAGCGCCAGGTAGCCGATTTCTTCCGGTTTGGCCATACGGCCGATGGGCTGTGTTTTCGACAATTTATCAAACATTTCGGCTTCTTGGCCGGGATAATTTTTAGCGATGAACCCGTCTACGAACGGGGTATGTACCCTGGCAGGCGATACGCAGTTGACGCGGATATTGCTCGCCAGGTAATCTTTCGCGGCCGACAGGGTCATGGTCAGCACCGCGCCTTTGCTCATGGAGTAGGCGAAACGGTCCGGGATGCCCACGCTGGACGCGATGGACGCGATATTGAGGATCACGCCGCCGCCCTGTTTTTTCATCGGCTCGATGGCCGCGAACATGCAGTTGTACGTCCCTTTTACGTTCACGGCGTATATCCGGTCGAGGTCCGCCTCGGTAGTGGTTTCCAGTTTGCCTACGTGGGCGATGCCCGCGCAGTTGACCAGGATGTTGAGCTGCCCGCTGGTGGCCACCACTTTCTGCATCACGGCCACTACAGCCGCCTGGTCTGCCACGTTGCAACCGTGCACCTGCCCTTTGCCGCCCGCGGCGGTAATCTCGTTCACGGTGCCCTGCCCTGCTTCCTCATTCAGTTCCAGCACGTGCACATCCGCGCCGCTGGCCGCCAGCACCTTCGCCACCGCCTGCCCAATCCCGCTTCCGCCGCCGGTTACAACGGCCACTTTTCCATCTAATCGGAAAAAACTCATCTTCGTAATAATTTAAGGGTTCTAAAATACCTCAATTATAAGGGTAATTGCAATTCTTTTTTAGCTACAATTTGTACTTTCTTGCCTATTTTTAAGACAGTCTAAATC
Protein-coding sequences here:
- a CDS encoding MbnP family protein, with translation MKLQARLFFALCIVFMACKKEKQEQGTLLITFNNVVNGASLSLNTSSYTNSAGEAFTVSTFKYYISNITLTRLDNSQLQLPDGYYLVDESKPASKTIRIPAPKGEYRGFSFLVGVDSTRNVSGAQTDALDPVHGMFWSWNSGYIMARMEGTSPASGAAGQALTFHIGGFKGPYNAVRRVTLVSPISLTVNAERKPEVTVKADLYTWFSNPFQVKFQQTSTIHVPGKDAWRISENYSNMFRITDVTDL
- the fucP gene encoding L-fucose:H+ symporter permease — protein: MAGGAATTTTYTSTGTKNGQKYLFPFILVTSLFFMWGLAYGLLDVLNKHFQEALNIDKARSTLLQGAYFGAYFIMALPAGYFMKKYSYKSGIIFGLLLYAAGAALFYPSAHYANFDAFLVALFVLASGLAFLETAANPYVTVLGEPSKSEFRLNLSQCFNGLGSFLGPLIASRLFFGGEEGAAASGGGKDLSSVQLVYIVMAAVVLLIAFLFYRTRLPEITVEEDAVVAKGGSGKGLFAHRHFVWGVVAQFFYVAAQVGIGALFINYVVEYLPGATSAKGSVMFGVALGLFTIGRFVGTALMRKIAPNTLLAIYAAINIALCGLVMSGQGAASIYGLTITFFFMSIMFPTIFALAVKDLGQHTKEGSSYLIMSIVGGALVPYVMGLVAEHESTAISFVVPLVCFVVVFFYGWKGSKLK
- a CDS encoding L-fucose dehydrogenase; the encoded protein is MNLGLQDKVVIVTGGAKGIGEAVAKLIAAEGGVAIIAGRKEADNEKAVDAIRQAGGKAFGIQAELGNVEDCKKVIDLTVKEYGRIDGLINNAGANDGVGLENGSPEKFMASLQNNLSHYYNLAHYALPYLKATKGNIVNIGSKVATTGQGNTSGYAASKGAINALTREWAVELLPYSVRVNTVIPAEVWTPLYETWINSLPNPQEKLQSIVSKIPLEKRMTTSEEIAAMTVFLLSGLSAHTTGQIVYVDGGYTHLDRSIS
- a CDS encoding amidohydrolase family protein; amino-acid sequence: MIIDAHQHFWHYFPERDTWMTDEVLQKDYLPADLAPVLAANGVDGCVAVQADQSERETQFLLQLANENDFIKGVVGWVDLKSPRVAERLEYFSQFPLLKGFRHIVQGEPDKEFLLRNDFCRGIANLQQFKFTYDILIYPHQLPAAVAFAKKFPDQPFVLDHLAKPDFETGELKGWEQHIRALAELPNVWCKLSGMVTEADHQNWQQDDFTPFLDVALEAFGAGRLMFGSDWPVCLIAADYPPMKKIVTDYIARLSASEQAQIMGGSAAAFYQL
- a CDS encoding L-rhamnose mutarotase — protein: MKRYCYTLDLKDDPASIAEYEKIHKSIWPEIHKSITDAGITVMDIYRTGNRMFMIMEVDDSFSFETKAAMDAANPIVQKWEAFMWTFQQPIPTAKPGEKWVLMDKIFTL
- a CDS encoding fumarylacetoacetate hydrolase family protein, which translates into the protein MKLIRFGLPGAEKPGVVTAAGMFDVSAFGEDFGERFLETDGLNRLAKWWDANGDKCPRVADGTRLGAPLTRPSKIICIGLNYADHARETGAAIPKEPIVFFKSTSSLVGPNDDLVIPRNSVKTDWEVELAVIIGKKASYVDEKDAMDYVAGYALHNDYSEREFQLERGGQWVKGKSNDTFAPLGPWLVTKDEIADINNVRLWLTVNGKKMQDGNTSNLIFNVPFIVSYLSQFMTLIPGDVISTGTPAGVGLGFNPQIFLKAGDVVELGIDGLGTSKQTAVAWQK
- a CDS encoding SDR family NAD(P)-dependent oxidoreductase — translated: MSFFRLDGKVAVVTGGGSGIGQAVAKVLAASGADVHVLELNEEAGQGTVNEITAAGGKGQVHGCNVADQAAVVAVMQKVVATSGQLNILVNCAGIAHVGKLETTTEADLDRIYAVNVKGTYNCMFAAIEPMKKQGGGVILNIASIASSVGIPDRFAYSMSKGAVLTMTLSAAKDYLASNIRVNCVSPARVHTPFVDGFIAKNYPGQEAEMFDKLSKTQPIGRMAKPEEIGYLALYLCSDEAGFITGCDYPIDGGFIKLNN